Proteins from a genomic interval of Pseudodesulfovibrio nedwellii:
- a CDS encoding IS3 family transposase yields the protein MRFFEYGSPRMTDWLRGLGYEVNHKRVARLMRQMGLQAITPGPRTSKPAKSHNIYPYLLRSVENDRVNQVWNADITYIPMN from the coding sequence ATGCGATTTTTTGAATATGGTTCGCCGCGCATGACGGATTGGTTGCGAGGACTGGGGTATGAAGTAAATCACAAGCGAGTTGCCAGGCTCATGCGACAAATGGGTTTGCAGGCCATAACTCCGGGGCCACGCACGAGTAAGCCAGCAAAAAGTCATAATATCTATCCGTATTTGCTGCGAAGTGTCGAAAATGATCGGGTCAATCAGGTCTGGAATGCAGACATTACATATATCCCGATGAACTAA
- a CDS encoding DNA-methyltransferase, with protein sequence MLTSGSLPIPASLRSNSQLWRNIVIWDKPTARPSKGEFKKQCEFVLVGSKGKLAPATDRCLPGVFRHSIVAGVKRVHLTEKPVPLLRDLLQITPEGGTILDTFAGSATTAQACLETGRHFIGMELSNTYFEIACTRLQNLAGWTI encoded by the coding sequence GTGTTAACGTCAGGTTCTCTTCCGATTCCGGCTTCGCTTCGTAGTAATAGCCAGCTTTGGCGTAATATAGTGATATGGGACAAGCCGACAGCCCGCCCCAGCAAGGGAGAATTCAAGAAACAATGCGAGTTCGTCCTCGTCGGCAGCAAAGGCAAACTGGCCCCGGCAACCGACCGATGCCTCCCCGGCGTCTTTCGTCATTCCATTGTCGCCGGAGTTAAACGGGTACACCTCACCGAAAAGCCGGTCCCGCTCCTCCGCGACCTGCTCCAGATCACCCCGGAAGGCGGCACCATCCTCGACACCTTCGCAGGCTCCGCCACCACGGCCCAAGCCTGCCTAGAAACTGGCCGTCACTTCATAGGCATGGAACTCTCCAACACCTACTTCGAAATAGCCTGCACCCGCCTCCAAAACCTAGCAGGCTGGACCATCTAA